A region of Burkholderiales bacterium JOSHI_001 DNA encodes the following proteins:
- a CDS encoding acyl-CoA synthetase (AMP-forming)/AMP-acid ligase II (PFAM: AMP-binding enzyme), with the protein MEKPWLKQYPDGVPAEIRTDLYPSLVALLEESFRTHRGQPAYKFMGVTIDFGRVDELSRALAAWLQGQGLERGDRVAVMMPNVPQYPVVVAAILRAGFVVVNVNPLYTPRELEHQLKDSGSKVIFILENFASVLQQVIDAVPTKKVVLAAMGDLLGLIKGLVVNHVVRKVKKMVPEYALPNAVRFNDTLSQGKRMTLTPPQVGPDDIAVLQYTGGTTGVSKGAVLLHRNLVANLLQAEAWYQPALKKIPPGEQVVTVCALPLYHIFGFNTNMMLGMRMGGCNILIANPRDIAAVLKELSQHRFHSFPAVNTLFNAMANHADFGTVDWSHLKISVGGGMAVQQATARLWLEKTGCPICEGYGLSETSPSATCNPVDATTYSGNIGLPMPSTELALLDDDGRAVPTGTAGEIAIRGPQVMAGYWQRPDETAKVMTADGFFRTGDIGVMDERGYFKIVDRKKDMILVSGFNVYPNEVEDVITQMPGVLECAAVGVPDEKAGEAVKVVIVKKDPAITEAQVRAYCEANLTGYKRPRVVEFRTELPKSAVGKILRRELRDARKA; encoded by the coding sequence ATGGAGAAACCCTGGCTGAAGCAGTACCCCGATGGTGTGCCGGCCGAGATACGCACCGACCTTTACCCATCGCTGGTGGCTCTGCTGGAAGAGAGTTTCCGCACCCACCGCGGCCAGCCGGCCTACAAGTTCATGGGTGTCACCATCGACTTCGGCCGCGTGGACGAACTCTCGCGTGCGCTGGCGGCGTGGTTGCAGGGCCAGGGCCTGGAGCGCGGCGACCGCGTCGCGGTGATGATGCCCAACGTGCCGCAGTACCCGGTGGTGGTGGCGGCCATCCTGCGCGCGGGCTTCGTGGTGGTGAACGTCAACCCGCTGTACACGCCGCGCGAACTGGAGCACCAGCTGAAGGACTCGGGCTCCAAGGTGATCTTCATCCTGGAGAACTTTGCGTCGGTGCTGCAACAGGTGATCGACGCCGTGCCCACCAAGAAGGTGGTGCTGGCCGCCATGGGGGACCTGCTGGGCCTGATCAAGGGCCTGGTGGTGAACCACGTGGTGCGCAAGGTCAAGAAGATGGTGCCCGAGTACGCGCTGCCCAATGCCGTGCGCTTCAACGACACGCTGTCGCAGGGCAAGCGCATGACGCTCACGCCGCCGCAGGTGGGGCCGGACGACATCGCGGTGCTGCAGTACACCGGTGGCACCACCGGCGTGAGCAAGGGCGCGGTGCTGCTGCATCGCAACCTGGTGGCCAACCTGCTGCAGGCCGAAGCCTGGTACCAGCCGGCCCTGAAGAAGATCCCGCCCGGCGAGCAGGTCGTCACCGTGTGCGCGCTGCCGCTGTATCACATCTTCGGCTTCAACACGAACATGATGCTGGGCATGCGCATGGGCGGCTGCAACATCCTGATCGCCAACCCGCGCGACATTGCCGCGGTGCTGAAGGAGTTGTCGCAGCACCGCTTCCACAGCTTCCCGGCGGTGAACACGCTGTTCAACGCCATGGCCAACCACGCCGACTTCGGCACGGTGGACTGGAGCCACCTGAAGATCAGCGTGGGCGGTGGCATGGCGGTGCAGCAAGCCACCGCGCGGCTGTGGCTTGAAAAGACCGGTTGCCCCATCTGCGAAGGCTATGGCCTGAGCGAAACCAGCCCCTCGGCCACCTGCAACCCGGTGGATGCCACCACCTACAGCGGCAACATCGGCCTGCCCATGCCCAGCACCGAACTGGCCCTGCTGGACGACGACGGCCGGGCGGTGCCCACGGGCACGGCAGGGGAAATTGCCATCCGCGGCCCGCAGGTGATGGCCGGCTACTGGCAGCGCCCCGACGAAACCGCCAAGGTGATGACCGCCGACGGCTTCTTCCGCACCGGTGACATCGGCGTGATGGACGAGCGCGGCTACTTCAAGATCGTGGACCGCAAGAAGGACATGATCCTGGTCAGCGGCTTCAACGTCTACCCGAACGAAGTGGAAGATGTCATCACGCAGATGCCTGGCGTGCTGGAATGCGCCGCCGTGGGCGTGCCCGATGAAAAGGCCGGGGAAGCGGTGAAGGTGGTCATCGTCAAGAAGGACCCCGCCATCACCGAAGCCCAGGTGCGCGCCTACTGCGAAGCCAACCTCACCGGCTACAAGCGGCCGCGCGTGGTGGAGTTCCGCACCGAACTGCCCAAGAGCGCGGTGGGCAAGATCCTGCGGCGCGAGTTGCGCGACGCTCGCAAGGCCTGA
- a CDS encoding RNA methyltransferase, RsmE family (PFAM: RNA methyltransferase~TIGRFAM: RNA methyltransferase, RsmE family) has translation MTPRIHVESPLAASDDFLLPPQAARHVQVLRLQPDAELRLFDGRGGQWRARVLRMGRSEVAVQVLVHEAQDLELPWAVTLAIGMPANERMDALVEKATELGVAAIQPLVCERSVLRLAGERAERRAQHWQAVAVAACEQCGRDRVPAVAAPLPLSAWLRAGSGPAAAAWVLSLAPGSLRPAQRTVPADALTVLSGPEGGLSPAEEAQALAHGFLPVGLGPRVLRADTAPLALLAWLGLQAVG, from the coding sequence ATGACGCCCCGCATCCACGTTGAATCGCCGCTGGCCGCCAGCGACGACTTCCTGCTTCCCCCCCAGGCGGCACGCCATGTGCAGGTGCTGCGCCTGCAGCCCGACGCCGAACTGCGCCTGTTCGATGGCCGGGGTGGCCAGTGGCGGGCCCGGGTGCTGCGCATGGGCCGCAGCGAGGTGGCGGTGCAGGTGCTGGTGCACGAAGCGCAGGACCTGGAGCTGCCCTGGGCGGTGACCCTGGCCATCGGCATGCCGGCCAACGAACGCATGGACGCGTTGGTGGAAAAGGCCACCGAACTGGGCGTCGCCGCGATCCAGCCCCTGGTGTGTGAACGCTCGGTGCTGCGACTGGCGGGTGAACGCGCCGAGCGCCGCGCCCAGCACTGGCAGGCGGTGGCGGTGGCCGCGTGCGAACAATGCGGTCGCGACCGCGTGCCGGCTGTCGCTGCGCCGCTGCCCCTGTCGGCCTGGCTGCGGGCAGGTTCCGGCCCGGCCGCTGCAGCCTGGGTGCTGAGCCTGGCCCCCGGCAGCCTGCGGCCCGCGCAACGCACGGTGCCGGCCGACGCCCTGACCGTGCTCAGCGGCCCCGAAGGGGGCCTGAGCCCGGCCGAAGAGGCGCAGGCCCTGGCCCATGGCTTTCTGCCCGTGGGCCTGGGGCCGCGCGTGCTGCGCGCGGACACCGCGCCGCTGGCGCTGCTGGCCTGGCTGGGCCTGCAGGCCGTGGGCTGA
- a CDS encoding hypothetical protein (PFAM: Bacterial protein of unknown function (DUF937)), whose product MGLLDSVLGSVLGGAGGQGGGGGNAQLLQVVLGMLGNDSAAGGLGGLLQKAQQAGLGDVVSSWVGTGQNQPISGDQLGGLLNSVLGQGQVANMAQQMGVDQGDLLGQLSQMLPQVVDKLTPQGQVPEGGLGNIGDLLGQLQGGGAGGAGGGLGDLLGMLGKR is encoded by the coding sequence ATGGGACTTCTGGACTCGGTGCTGGGCAGCGTGCTGGGCGGCGCGGGCGGCCAAGGCGGTGGCGGCGGCAATGCGCAACTGCTGCAGGTGGTGCTGGGCATGCTGGGCAACGACTCGGCCGCCGGCGGCCTGGGGGGCTTGCTGCAGAAGGCGCAACAGGCCGGCCTGGGTGACGTGGTCAGCAGCTGGGTGGGCACCGGGCAGAACCAGCCGATCTCGGGTGACCAGCTGGGCGGCCTGCTCAACAGCGTGCTGGGCCAGGGCCAGGTCGCCAACATGGCGCAGCAGATGGGCGTGGACCAGGGCGACCTGCTGGGCCAGCTCAGCCAGATGCTGCCGCAGGTGGTGGACAAGCTCACGCCGCAGGGCCAGGTGCCCGAGGGCGGGCTGGGCAACATCGGCGACCTGCTGGGTCAGCTGCAGGGCGGCGGCGCCGGGGGCGCGGGTGGTGGCTTGGGCGACCTGCTGGGCATGCTCGGCAAACGCTGA
- a CDS encoding putative N6-adenine-specific DNA methylase (PFAM: Putative RNA methylase family UPF0020; THUMP domain), protein MSTALHPVFLPCAAGVEPLLADEVQAILGWRKPPATARGGVALQVDLASVMRLNLHSRLAQRVLLQVATSPYRSEDDLYVMARDVDWCAWITPQQTLRVDTSARQSPLRSLNFATLRIKDAVCDVLRDATGERPSVDTRFPHLSLALHLEPDTATLYVDTSGEPLFKRGWRDARGFKGEAPLKETLAAAMLAAAGWHGRAEDGALLDPCCGAGTIAIEAAQIACGMAPGLKRRFGFEALAPFASLGGAWQQMKQDAQAAVHPPAVAVFAGDVSFRMTDFAQRNAERAGVGQAIQFKTADALQRPTPADRGTMMLNPPYGERIAPKGRGARGPAPDDAPREARSGRESAEGAENIDAFFSQLAAHWKRAYPGWTAWVLSPDAKLPGRMRLKESRRVPLWNGPIECRLLRFDLVAGSNRGP, encoded by the coding sequence GTGAGCACTGCGCTGCACCCGGTTTTCCTGCCCTGCGCGGCCGGCGTGGAGCCGCTGCTGGCCGATGAAGTGCAGGCCATCCTGGGCTGGCGGAAGCCGCCCGCCACCGCGCGCGGCGGCGTGGCGTTGCAGGTGGACCTGGCCAGCGTGATGCGGCTGAACCTGCACAGCCGCCTGGCCCAGCGCGTGCTGTTGCAGGTGGCCACCAGCCCCTACCGCAGCGAAGACGACCTGTACGTGATGGCGCGCGACGTGGACTGGTGCGCCTGGATCACGCCGCAGCAGACCCTGCGCGTGGACACCAGCGCCCGCCAAAGCCCGCTGCGCAGCCTGAACTTCGCCACCCTTCGCATCAAGGACGCGGTGTGCGACGTGCTGCGCGACGCCACCGGCGAGCGCCCCAGCGTGGACACGCGCTTTCCGCACCTGAGCCTGGCCCTGCACCTGGAACCCGACACCGCCACGCTGTACGTGGACACCTCGGGCGAGCCGTTGTTCAAGCGCGGCTGGCGCGACGCGCGCGGCTTCAAGGGCGAAGCACCGCTGAAGGAAACCCTGGCCGCCGCCATGCTGGCCGCCGCCGGCTGGCACGGCCGCGCCGAGGACGGAGCGCTGCTGGATCCCTGCTGCGGCGCCGGCACCATCGCCATCGAAGCGGCCCAGATCGCCTGCGGCATGGCGCCGGGCCTGAAGCGGCGTTTCGGCTTCGAGGCGCTGGCGCCGTTCGCGTCCCTGGGCGGGGCCTGGCAGCAGATGAAGCAGGACGCGCAGGCCGCGGTGCACCCGCCGGCCGTGGCCGTGTTCGCGGGCGACGTGTCCTTTCGCATGACCGACTTCGCGCAGCGCAATGCCGAGCGCGCCGGCGTGGGCCAGGCCATCCAGTTCAAGACCGCCGACGCGCTGCAGCGCCCCACGCCGGCCGATCGCGGCACCATGATGCTGAACCCGCCCTATGGCGAGCGCATCGCCCCCAAGGGCCGCGGCGCGCGCGGGCCGGCCCCGGACGACGCACCGCGCGAAGCACGATCCGGCCGCGAAAGCGCAGAAGGCGCCGAGAACATCGACGCCTTCTTCAGCCAGCTGGCCGCGCACTGGAAACGCGCCTACCCCGGCTGGACCGCCTGGGTGCTGAGCCCGGACGCCAAGCTGCCCGGGCGCATGCGCCTGAAAGAAAGCCGGCGCGTGCCGCTGTGGAACGGCCCGATCGAATGCCGGCTGCTGCGCTTTGACCTGGTGGCCGGCTCGAACCGCGGGCCGTAG
- a CDS encoding RNA polymerase sigma-54 factor (PFAM: Sigma-54 factor, Activator interacting domain (AID); Sigma-54, DNA binding domain; Sigma-54 factor, core binding domain~TIGRFAM: RNA polymerase sigma-54 factor) — protein sequence MKPSLQVRLSQHLALTPQLQQSIRLLQLSTLELHQEVEQMLEANPFLDVEDGSPGQEFGLERVSAPAADAPPDGPSGAERVTERAAEREEAEFDSAGTSGGDEPAGVDAAEFGVAEREDWENGTERDDFDGIRELPSGTPGSGSGDDDYEPIDQGGVGESLQDHLRGQLAGMRLSPTDNAAVQVLIESLNEDGYLADSLEEIAQRLAGEDSEALEEMLEQLQCALKWLQSLEPTGVGARDLPECLVLQLRTLPRSQAQMIAVMVCKQHLELLARRDMKKLMAATGADEDLLREAQALIVACEPKPGRPFTRAESNIIVPDVIVQKAGRGWKVTLNPDVMPKLRINDLYAQAIRGNRGGGGSGLSARLQEARWFMKNIQQRFDTILRVSQAIVERQKGFFTHGEIAMKPLVLREIADELGLHESTISRVTTAKYMNTPYGTFELKYFFGSSLNTEAGGNASSTAVRALIKQLVSAEDPGKPLSDSQLSEMLSEQGIQVARRTVAKYREALKIAPANLRKAL from the coding sequence ATGAAACCTTCATTGCAGGTTCGGCTGTCGCAGCACCTGGCGCTAACGCCCCAGCTGCAGCAGTCCATCCGCCTGTTGCAGCTGTCCACCCTGGAGCTGCACCAGGAGGTGGAGCAGATGCTGGAGGCCAACCCCTTCCTGGACGTGGAAGACGGCTCGCCGGGCCAGGAGTTCGGGCTGGAGCGCGTGTCGGCGCCCGCCGCCGACGCCCCGCCCGACGGGCCCAGCGGCGCCGAGCGCGTGACCGAACGCGCGGCCGAGCGCGAAGAGGCCGAGTTCGACAGCGCCGGCACCAGCGGCGGCGACGAACCCGCCGGCGTGGACGCCGCCGAGTTCGGCGTGGCCGAGCGCGAGGACTGGGAAAACGGCACCGAGCGGGACGACTTCGACGGCATCCGCGAGCTGCCTTCGGGCACCCCTGGCAGCGGCAGCGGCGACGACGACTACGAGCCCATCGACCAGGGTGGTGTGGGTGAAAGCCTGCAGGACCACCTGCGCGGTCAACTGGCCGGCATGCGGCTGTCACCCACCGACAACGCGGCGGTGCAGGTGCTGATCGAGTCGCTGAACGAGGACGGCTACCTGGCCGATTCCTTGGAAGAAATCGCCCAGCGCCTGGCGGGCGAGGACAGCGAAGCGTTGGAGGAAATGCTCGAGCAGCTGCAGTGCGCGCTGAAGTGGCTGCAGAGCCTGGAGCCCACCGGCGTGGGCGCCCGCGACCTGCCCGAATGCCTGGTGCTGCAGCTGCGCACCCTGCCGCGCAGCCAGGCCCAGATGATCGCGGTGATGGTGTGCAAGCAGCACCTGGAACTGCTGGCCCGGCGCGACATGAAGAAGCTGATGGCCGCCACCGGTGCCGACGAGGACCTGCTGCGCGAGGCCCAGGCCCTGATCGTGGCCTGCGAGCCCAAGCCGGGCCGGCCCTTCACACGGGCCGAGTCCAACATCATCGTGCCCGACGTCATCGTGCAGAAGGCCGGCCGCGGCTGGAAGGTGACGCTGAACCCGGACGTCATGCCCAAGCTGCGCATCAACGACCTGTACGCGCAGGCCATCCGCGGCAACCGCGGCGGTGGCGGCTCGGGCCTGTCCGCGCGGCTGCAGGAAGCGCGCTGGTTCATGAAGAACATCCAGCAGCGCTTCGACACCATCCTGCGCGTCTCGCAGGCCATCGTGGAACGCCAGAAGGGCTTTTTCACCCACGGCGAAATCGCGATGAAGCCGCTGGTGCTGCGCGAGATCGCGGATGAGCTGGGCCTGCACGAAAGCACCATCTCGCGCGTGACCACGGCCAAGTACATGAACACGCCCTACGGCACCTTCGAGCTGAAGTACTTCTTTGGCAGCAGCCTGAACACCGAAGCCGGCGGCAACGCCAGTTCCACCGCGGTGCGGGCGCTGATCAAGCAGCTCGTTTCCGCCGAAGACCCGGGCAAGCCGCTGTCGGACAGCCAGCTGTCGGAGATGCTGTCCGAGCAGGGCATCCAGGTGGCCCGGCGCACCGTGGCCAAGTACCGCGAAGCCTTGAAGATCGCGCCGGCCAACCTGCGCAAGGCGCTGTGA
- a CDS encoding ABC-type (unclassified) transport system, ATPase component (PFAM: ABC transporter; Branched-chain amino acid ATP-binding cassette transporter), translated as MSDTALAPAAAGGVPVAAASRLEATGLQKSYGSRKVVKDVHLAVAGGEVVGLLGPNGAGKTTTFYMVVGLVRADAGVIRIDGVEVQGKPIHQRARMGLSYLPQEASIFRKLTVEENIRAVLELQIGPDGKPLREARITELLETLMDELSITKLRDSPAPALSGGERRRVEIARALATQPRFILLDEPFAGVDPIAVLEIQRIIGFLKARGIGVLITDHNVREMLGSCDRAYIVSEGSVLAEGTPAEIIANAEVRRVYLGEHFKM; from the coding sequence GTGAGCGACACAGCCCTGGCGCCCGCCGCGGCGGGAGGCGTGCCCGTTGCCGCCGCCAGCCGGCTGGAAGCCACCGGCCTGCAGAAGAGCTATGGCTCGCGCAAGGTGGTCAAGGACGTGCACCTGGCCGTGGCCGGCGGTGAAGTGGTGGGCCTGCTGGGCCCCAACGGCGCCGGCAAGACCACCACCTTCTACATGGTGGTGGGCCTGGTGCGGGCCGACGCCGGCGTCATCCGCATCGACGGCGTGGAAGTGCAGGGCAAGCCCATCCACCAGCGCGCACGCATGGGCCTGAGCTACCTGCCGCAGGAAGCGTCCATCTTCCGCAAGCTGACCGTGGAAGAAAACATCCGCGCCGTGCTGGAACTGCAGATCGGCCCCGATGGCAAGCCACTGCGCGAGGCCCGCATCACCGAACTGCTGGAAACGCTGATGGACGAGTTGTCCATCACCAAACTGCGCGACTCGCCCGCGCCGGCGCTGTCCGGCGGTGAACGCCGCCGGGTGGAAATCGCCCGCGCGCTGGCCACCCAGCCTCGCTTCATCCTGCTGGACGAACCCTTCGCTGGCGTGGACCCGATCGCGGTGCTGGAGATCCAGCGCATCATCGGTTTCCTGAAGGCGCGCGGTATCGGGGTGCTGATCACCGACCACAACGTGCGCGAGATGCTGGGCAGCTGCGACCGCGCCTACATCGTCAGCGAAGGCAGCGTGCTGGCCGAAGGCACGCCGGCCGAGATCATTGCCAATGCCGAGGTGCGCCGCGTGTACCTCGGCGAACACTTCAAAATGTGA
- a CDS encoding lipopolysaccharide transport periplasmic protein LptA (PFAM: OstA-like protein~TIGRFAM: lipopolysaccharide transport periplasmic protein LptA), with amino-acid sequence MSRHALPPLPCLSGPLLRPALTGFVALVLAASAWADKSDRSKPLTMESDKPCTVDLAKQLSVCSGNVVIAQGTLQIRAERIELRETPDGYRTATAIGTAGKPASYRQRREGAQSEQVEGLADRIEYDGRADAIRFVGNASVRRLRAGVVADEIQGSQIVWDNTAELFSVQGGNASAAGGGRVRAVLAPRDGNSPAAAAPAAPSPSTPVLRPSSQIGERR; translated from the coding sequence ATGAGCCGCCACGCCCTCCCCCCTTTGCCTTGCCTGTCCGGCCCGCTGTTGCGCCCCGCCCTGACCGGCTTTGTCGCCCTGGTGCTGGCCGCTTCGGCCTGGGCCGACAAATCCGACCGCAGCAAGCCGCTGACCATGGAATCGGACAAGCCCTGCACGGTGGACCTGGCCAAGCAGCTTTCCGTGTGCAGCGGCAACGTGGTCATCGCCCAGGGCACGCTGCAGATCCGTGCCGAACGCATTGAACTGCGCGAAACGCCCGACGGCTACCGCACCGCCACCGCCATCGGCACCGCCGGCAAGCCGGCCAGTTACCGCCAGCGCCGCGAAGGCGCCCAGAGCGAACAGGTGGAAGGCCTGGCAGACCGCATTGAATACGACGGCCGCGCCGACGCCATCCGCTTCGTCGGCAATGCCTCGGTGCGGCGGCTGCGTGCCGGGGTGGTGGCCGACGAAATCCAGGGCAGCCAGATCGTGTGGGACAACACGGCTGAACTCTTCAGCGTGCAAGGCGGCAACGCCAGCGCAGCGGGGGGCGGGCGCGTGCGCGCGGTGCTGGCGCCGCGCGACGGCAACAGCCCCGCAGCGGCAGCCCCTGCGGCGCCGTCGCCGTCCACGCCCGTGCTGCGACCCAGCAGCCAGATCGGGGAACGCCGGTGA
- a CDS encoding protein-disulfide isomerase (PFAM: Thioredoxin; DSBA-like thioredoxin domain), which translates to MNRRDFALRLPLAGATMLAAGTVHAQGEPVEGKDYVRLAQPIAMPAGAKIDVVEFFGYWCPHCNAFEPSLETWVKKLPANVVFRRVPVAFSGAHEPYQRMFYALEALGQLDAVHRKIFAAVHLQKMRFDKESDVVAFVSANGVDAAKFSDAYKSFGVQSKLRQAKQLSDAYRIDGVPTLGIHGRFFTSPSVAGGPDRALQVADALIQRVSKG; encoded by the coding sequence ATGAACCGCCGAGATTTCGCCCTCCGTCTGCCGCTGGCCGGGGCCACCATGCTGGCCGCCGGCACCGTGCACGCACAGGGCGAGCCGGTCGAGGGCAAGGACTACGTGCGCCTGGCCCAACCCATCGCCATGCCCGCCGGCGCCAAGATCGACGTGGTCGAATTCTTCGGCTACTGGTGCCCGCACTGCAACGCCTTCGAGCCCTCGCTCGAAACCTGGGTCAAGAAGCTGCCCGCCAACGTGGTCTTCCGCCGCGTGCCGGTGGCCTTCTCGGGCGCGCACGAGCCCTACCAGCGCATGTTCTACGCACTCGAGGCGCTGGGGCAGCTGGACGCCGTGCACCGCAAGATCTTTGCCGCCGTGCACCTGCAGAAGATGCGCTTCGACAAGGAGTCCGACGTGGTGGCCTTCGTCTCGGCCAACGGCGTGGACGCCGCCAAGTTCAGCGATGCCTACAAGAGCTTCGGTGTCCAGAGCAAGCTGCGCCAGGCCAAGCAGCTGTCCGATGCCTACCGCATCGACGGCGTGCCCACCCTGGGCATCCATGGCCGCTTCTTCACGTCGCCCTCGGTGGCCGGTGGCCCCGACCGCGCCCTGCAGGTGGCCGACGCGCTGATCCAGCGCGTGAGCAAGGGCTGA
- a CDS encoding cell division protein (PFAM: Sporulation related domain~TIGRFAM: cell division protein FtsN) translates to MKKDRGGFAMGLIVGLLVGLALALGVALYVTKAPVPFVNKVQQRSADQDAAEAEKLKHWDPNAPLAGKPASKPAPSAAAAPAHDEGSTATAPPVEPQPAPPPTRQAASAVAALPNAAASRPERAKPARDPAAILAGQPVPDPPAARPAPRPDADSDTPVAVARSTKPGADPFVYFVQSGAYSREEDAEAARAKLAMQGFAAKITEREQSGRPVYRVRLGPYDFKDDAESYQNKLQAAGSEAAIVRIFKQ, encoded by the coding sequence ATGAAGAAAGACCGCGGCGGCTTCGCCATGGGGCTGATCGTCGGGCTGCTGGTGGGCCTGGCGCTGGCCTTGGGCGTGGCGCTTTACGTGACCAAGGCGCCGGTGCCTTTCGTCAACAAGGTGCAGCAGCGCAGCGCCGACCAGGACGCGGCCGAAGCCGAAAAGCTGAAGCACTGGGACCCCAACGCGCCACTGGCGGGCAAGCCGGCGTCCAAGCCCGCCCCGTCGGCCGCAGCGGCCCCGGCCCACGACGAAGGCAGCACCGCCACCGCCCCGCCGGTGGAACCGCAGCCCGCGCCGCCGCCAACGCGCCAGGCCGCGTCCGCCGTGGCCGCCCTGCCCAATGCCGCTGCCAGCCGCCCCGAACGGGCCAAGCCCGCCCGCGACCCGGCCGCCATCCTGGCCGGCCAGCCTGTGCCCGACCCGCCCGCGGCACGCCCGGCGCCGCGCCCGGATGCCGATTCCGACACGCCCGTTGCGGTGGCCCGGTCCACCAAACCCGGGGCCGATCCGTTCGTGTACTTCGTGCAGTCCGGCGCCTATTCGCGTGAAGAAGATGCCGAAGCCGCGCGCGCCAAGCTGGCGATGCAGGGCTTCGCGGCCAAGATCACAGAACGTGAACAGTCCGGCCGGCCGGTGTACCGGGTGCGCCTGGGCCCGTACGACTTCAAGGACGACGCCGAGTCCTACCAGAACAAGTTGCAGGCCGCCGGCAGCGAAGCGGCCATCGTGAGAATCTTCAAGCAATAA